From the genome of Glycine max cultivar Williams 82 chromosome 2, Glycine_max_v4.0, whole genome shotgun sequence, one region includes:
- the LOC100785752 gene encoding probable LRR receptor-like serine/threonine-protein kinase At1g06840 isoform X2 — MMYLSKGCKCEEVVLCLCFCCYFLLAAGLITDPTEVDALRIIKGSLIDINGNLSNWNRGDPCTSNWTGVMCSNTTLVDGYLHVLQLHLLNLNLSGTLAPEIGRLAYLEVLDFMWNNITGSIPKEIGFINPLRLLLLNGNQLTGELPEELGFLPFLNRLQIDQNNVTGPIPLSFAKLSSLVHIHMNNNSLSGQIPPELSNLGSLRHFLLDNNNLTGYLPSEFSEMPSLKIVQFDNNNFSGNSIPDSYASMSKLTKLSLRNCNLQGPIPDLSTMPQLTYLDLSFNQLNDSIPTNKLSDNITTIDLSNNKLIGTIPSYFSGLPRLQKLSIANNSLSGSVPSTIWQDRILNGPETLHLDMQNNQLTSISGSISLPPNVTLWLLGNPMCSNNNTLVQFCGPETESDGSINGNFSVSCLSQACPSPYVYAVDCFCAAPLVVNYRLKSPAFSDFRIYTNAFQSLMSSGLKIHISQVFINSFAWEEGPRLGMNLMVFPIYVDNRSSPRFNTSEVIRIRNLFLDFDVPSNDLFGPSELLDFILLEPYRNVIFTSPSSGISKGALAGIVLGAIALAVTLSAIVAILILRIRSRDYRTPSKRTKESRISIKIEDIRAFDYEEMAAATNNFSDSAQIGQGGYGRVYKGVLPDGTVVAIKRAQEGSLQGEREFLTEIQLLSRLHHRNLVSLVGYCDEEGEQMLVYEYMPNGTLRDNLSAYSKKPLTFSMRLKIALGSAKGLLYLHTEVDSPIFHRDVKASNILLDSKFTAKVADFGLSRLAPVPDIEGNVPGHISTVVKGTPGYLDPEYFLTRKLTDKSDVYSLGVVFLELVTGRPPIFHGKNIIRQVNEEYQSGGVFSVVDKRIESYPSECADKFLTLALKCCKDEPDERPKMIDVARELESICSMLTETDAMEAEYVTSDSGRVFNPHSSSSTTRTPFVSADVSGSDLVSGKIPTIRPR; from the exons GCATCTACTGAACTTGAACTTGTCTGGAACTTTGGCACCGGAGATTGGCCGCTTAGCTTATCTAGAAGTGTT GGACTTTATGTGGAATAACATAACTGGGAGTATACCGAAGGAAATTGGCTTTATCAATCCTTTGAGACTCTT ACTCCTGAATGGAAATCAATTAACAGGTGAGTTACCAGAAGAGCTTGGATTTCTTCCATTCCTGAATAGATTGCAAATAGATCAGAACAATGTCACCGGACCTATACCTTTATCATTTGCAAAACTAAGCAGCCTTGTACATAT TCACATGAACAACAATTCACTTAGTGGCCAAATCCCACCAGAGCTTTCCAACTTAGGAAGTCTTCGTCACTT TCTTCTTGACAACAACAACTTAACAGGATATCTCCCCTCTGAGTTCTCTGAGATGCCAAGCTTAAAGATTGT TCAATTTGATAACAACAACTTTAGTGGAAATAGCATTCCAGATTCTTATGCCAGCATGTCCAAATTGACGAAATT GAGCCTTAGGAACTGCAACTTGCAAGGACCAATTCCTGATTTGAGCACAATGCCGCAGCTTACTTATCT TGACCTCAGTTTCAATCAATTGAATGATTCAATTCCTACTAATAAGCTTTCAGACAATATCACAACCAT TGATTTATCAAACAATAAGCTTATTGGAACTATTCCATCCTATTTTTCTGGTCTTCCACGTCTTCAGAAGCT GTCAATTGCAAACAATTCATTGAGTGGAAGTGTTCCATCTACCATTTGGCAGGACAGGATTTTAAATGGACCAGAAACACTTCACCT GGACATGCAAAATAATCAACTTACTAGTATATCGGGCAGTATAAGTCTTCCTCCAAATGTCACACTCTG GCTTTTGGGAAATCCTATGTGCTCAAATAATAACACCTTAGTTCAGTTCTGTGGACCTGAAACTGAAAGTGACGGTAGCATCAATGGTAACTTCAGCGTTAGCTGTCTCAGTCAAGCATGCCCCTCCCCTTATGTATACGCTGTGGACTGTTTCTGTGCTGCACCGTTGGTTGTTAATTATCGATTAAAAAGTCCAGCATTTTCAGATTTCCGCATATACACGAATGCATTTCAGAGCTTGATGTCAAGTGGTCTTAAAATACATATTAGTCAGGTCTTCATTAACAGTTTTGCATGGGAAGAAGGCCCACGGTTGGGAATGAACTTGATGGTTTTTCCTATATATGTTGATAATAGAAGCTCTCCTCGTTTCAATACAAGTGAGGTTATTCGGATCAGAAACTTGTTCCTAGACTTTGATGTTCCAAGCAATGACTTGTTTGGACCTTCGGAACTTCTAGACTTCATTCTCCTGGAACCTTACAGAAATG TGATTTTTACCTCTCCAAGTTCAGGGATAAGCAAAGGTGCACTGGCTGGAATAGTCTTAGGTGCAATTGCCCTGGCAGTTACATTATCTGCAATTGTTGCCATTCTTATATTAAGAATACGCTCAAGAGATTATCGTACACCTTCCAAACGGACAAAAG AATCAAGGATCtccataaaaattgaagatatAAGAGCATTTGATTATGAAGAAATGGCTGCGGCTACAAACAATTTTAGTGACTCTGCACAAATTGGGCAAGGGGGTTATGGGAGGGTTTATAAAGGTGTTCTTCCAGATGGTACTGTTGTTGCCATAAAACGTGCACAGGAGGGTTCACTGCAAGGTGAGAGGGAGTTTCTCACTGAAATACAGTTGCTATCAAGGTTACATCACCGCAATCTTGTGTCTCTTGTTGGATATTGTGATGAAGAGGGTGAACag ATGTTGGTTTATGAATACATGCCAAATGGAACTCTAAGGGATAACCTTTCTG CTTATTCAAAAAAACCTCTTACTTTTTCCATGAGGTTGAAGATTGCTCTAGGGTCTGCTAAAGGTCTTCTGTATCTACACACCGAAGTAGATTCTCCAATATTCCACCGAGATGTCAAGGCCAGCAATATATTATTGGACTCCAAGTTCACTGCAAAAGTTGCTGATTTTGGACTTTCAAGACTTGCCCCAGTTCCAGATATCGAAGGAAACGTACCTGGTCATATATCTACAGTGGTAAAGGGGACCCCG GGTTATCTTGATCCAGAGTACTTCTTAACTCGCAAATTGACTGACAAGAGTGATGTTTATAGTCTTGGTGTTGTATTTCTGGAACTTGTGACTGGGAGGCCACCAATCTTTCAtggcaaaaatattattagacaG gttaaTGAGGAATACCAATCTGGTGGAGTATTTTCGGTTGTTGATAAACGTATCGAGTCTTATCCTTCTGAGTGTGCGGATAAATTTTTGACTTTAGCCTTAAAGTGTTGCAAAGATGAACCAGATGAGCGGCCTAAAATGATAGATGTGGCCAGAGAGCTTGAAAGCATCTGTTCTATGTTAACTGAGACCGACGCTATGGAGGCAGAATATGTTACAAGTGATTCTGGAAGGGTATTCaatccacattcttcttcatctaCTACCAGGACTCCTTTTGTTTCAGCAGATGTGTCAGGTAGTGACCTTGTCAGTGGAAAGATACCAACCATTAGGCCAAGATGA
- the LOC100785752 gene encoding probable LRR receptor-like serine/threonine-protein kinase At1g06840 isoform X1 produces MMYLSKGCKCEEVVLCLCFCCYFLLAAGLITDPTEVDALRIIKGSLIDINGNLSNWNRGDPCTSNWTGVMCSNTTLVDGYLHVLQLHLLNLNLSGTLAPEIGRLAYLEVLDFMWNNITGSIPKEIGFINPLRLLLLNGNQLTGELPEELGFLPFLNRLQIDQNNVTGPIPLSFAKLSSLVHIHMNNNSLSGQIPPELSNLGSLRHFLLDNNNLTGYLPSEFSEMPSLKIVQFDNNNFSGNSIPDSYASMSKLTKLSLRNCNLQGPIPDLSTMPQLTYLDLSFNQLNDSIPTNKLSDNITTIDLSNNKLIGTIPSYFSGLPRLQKLSIANNSLSGSVPSTIWQDRILNGPETLHLDMQNNQLTSISGSISLPPNVTLWLLGNPMCSNNNTLVQFCGPETESDGSINGNFSVSCLSQACPSPYVYAVDCFCAAPLVVNYRLKSPAFSDFRIYTNAFQSLMSSGLKIHISQVFINSFAWEEGPRLGMNLMVFPIYVDNRSSPRFNTSEVIRIRNLFLDFDVPSNDLFGPSELLDFILLEPYRNVIFTSPSSGISKGALAGIVLGAIALAVTLSAIVAILILRIRSRDYRTPSKRTKAESRISIKIEDIRAFDYEEMAAATNNFSDSAQIGQGGYGRVYKGVLPDGTVVAIKRAQEGSLQGEREFLTEIQLLSRLHHRNLVSLVGYCDEEGEQMLVYEYMPNGTLRDNLSAYSKKPLTFSMRLKIALGSAKGLLYLHTEVDSPIFHRDVKASNILLDSKFTAKVADFGLSRLAPVPDIEGNVPGHISTVVKGTPGYLDPEYFLTRKLTDKSDVYSLGVVFLELVTGRPPIFHGKNIIRQVNEEYQSGGVFSVVDKRIESYPSECADKFLTLALKCCKDEPDERPKMIDVARELESICSMLTETDAMEAEYVTSDSGRVFNPHSSSSTTRTPFVSADVSGSDLVSGKIPTIRPR; encoded by the exons GCATCTACTGAACTTGAACTTGTCTGGAACTTTGGCACCGGAGATTGGCCGCTTAGCTTATCTAGAAGTGTT GGACTTTATGTGGAATAACATAACTGGGAGTATACCGAAGGAAATTGGCTTTATCAATCCTTTGAGACTCTT ACTCCTGAATGGAAATCAATTAACAGGTGAGTTACCAGAAGAGCTTGGATTTCTTCCATTCCTGAATAGATTGCAAATAGATCAGAACAATGTCACCGGACCTATACCTTTATCATTTGCAAAACTAAGCAGCCTTGTACATAT TCACATGAACAACAATTCACTTAGTGGCCAAATCCCACCAGAGCTTTCCAACTTAGGAAGTCTTCGTCACTT TCTTCTTGACAACAACAACTTAACAGGATATCTCCCCTCTGAGTTCTCTGAGATGCCAAGCTTAAAGATTGT TCAATTTGATAACAACAACTTTAGTGGAAATAGCATTCCAGATTCTTATGCCAGCATGTCCAAATTGACGAAATT GAGCCTTAGGAACTGCAACTTGCAAGGACCAATTCCTGATTTGAGCACAATGCCGCAGCTTACTTATCT TGACCTCAGTTTCAATCAATTGAATGATTCAATTCCTACTAATAAGCTTTCAGACAATATCACAACCAT TGATTTATCAAACAATAAGCTTATTGGAACTATTCCATCCTATTTTTCTGGTCTTCCACGTCTTCAGAAGCT GTCAATTGCAAACAATTCATTGAGTGGAAGTGTTCCATCTACCATTTGGCAGGACAGGATTTTAAATGGACCAGAAACACTTCACCT GGACATGCAAAATAATCAACTTACTAGTATATCGGGCAGTATAAGTCTTCCTCCAAATGTCACACTCTG GCTTTTGGGAAATCCTATGTGCTCAAATAATAACACCTTAGTTCAGTTCTGTGGACCTGAAACTGAAAGTGACGGTAGCATCAATGGTAACTTCAGCGTTAGCTGTCTCAGTCAAGCATGCCCCTCCCCTTATGTATACGCTGTGGACTGTTTCTGTGCTGCACCGTTGGTTGTTAATTATCGATTAAAAAGTCCAGCATTTTCAGATTTCCGCATATACACGAATGCATTTCAGAGCTTGATGTCAAGTGGTCTTAAAATACATATTAGTCAGGTCTTCATTAACAGTTTTGCATGGGAAGAAGGCCCACGGTTGGGAATGAACTTGATGGTTTTTCCTATATATGTTGATAATAGAAGCTCTCCTCGTTTCAATACAAGTGAGGTTATTCGGATCAGAAACTTGTTCCTAGACTTTGATGTTCCAAGCAATGACTTGTTTGGACCTTCGGAACTTCTAGACTTCATTCTCCTGGAACCTTACAGAAATG TGATTTTTACCTCTCCAAGTTCAGGGATAAGCAAAGGTGCACTGGCTGGAATAGTCTTAGGTGCAATTGCCCTGGCAGTTACATTATCTGCAATTGTTGCCATTCTTATATTAAGAATACGCTCAAGAGATTATCGTACACCTTCCAAACGGACAAAAG CAGAATCAAGGATCtccataaaaattgaagatatAAGAGCATTTGATTATGAAGAAATGGCTGCGGCTACAAACAATTTTAGTGACTCTGCACAAATTGGGCAAGGGGGTTATGGGAGGGTTTATAAAGGTGTTCTTCCAGATGGTACTGTTGTTGCCATAAAACGTGCACAGGAGGGTTCACTGCAAGGTGAGAGGGAGTTTCTCACTGAAATACAGTTGCTATCAAGGTTACATCACCGCAATCTTGTGTCTCTTGTTGGATATTGTGATGAAGAGGGTGAACag ATGTTGGTTTATGAATACATGCCAAATGGAACTCTAAGGGATAACCTTTCTG CTTATTCAAAAAAACCTCTTACTTTTTCCATGAGGTTGAAGATTGCTCTAGGGTCTGCTAAAGGTCTTCTGTATCTACACACCGAAGTAGATTCTCCAATATTCCACCGAGATGTCAAGGCCAGCAATATATTATTGGACTCCAAGTTCACTGCAAAAGTTGCTGATTTTGGACTTTCAAGACTTGCCCCAGTTCCAGATATCGAAGGAAACGTACCTGGTCATATATCTACAGTGGTAAAGGGGACCCCG GGTTATCTTGATCCAGAGTACTTCTTAACTCGCAAATTGACTGACAAGAGTGATGTTTATAGTCTTGGTGTTGTATTTCTGGAACTTGTGACTGGGAGGCCACCAATCTTTCAtggcaaaaatattattagacaG gttaaTGAGGAATACCAATCTGGTGGAGTATTTTCGGTTGTTGATAAACGTATCGAGTCTTATCCTTCTGAGTGTGCGGATAAATTTTTGACTTTAGCCTTAAAGTGTTGCAAAGATGAACCAGATGAGCGGCCTAAAATGATAGATGTGGCCAGAGAGCTTGAAAGCATCTGTTCTATGTTAACTGAGACCGACGCTATGGAGGCAGAATATGTTACAAGTGATTCTGGAAGGGTATTCaatccacattcttcttcatctaCTACCAGGACTCCTTTTGTTTCAGCAGATGTGTCAGGTAGTGACCTTGTCAGTGGAAAGATACCAACCATTAGGCCAAGATGA